From Nitrospirota bacterium, the proteins below share one genomic window:
- a CDS encoding DUF2148 domain-containing protein, with the protein MKQVADLAVQFMAASARTAPKAGGKDFLEIVVITKDEDLKKIAGAMKEYAPKSTNEAFWLRDASNIENSQALLLIGLSKPVTAGYDCGACGWPTCAEFTKNKQMKTKEMGYTGPHCVMRMMDIGVALSSAAKTASIHNVDNRVQQRVGAAARALGLIKAEVAMGIPVSIGGKSIFFDRQAPAKH; encoded by the coding sequence ATGAAACAAGTAGCTGACTTGGCGGTACAATTTATGGCGGCATCAGCACGCACCGCGCCGAAGGCAGGAGGAAAAGATTTTCTGGAAATCGTGGTGATCACCAAGGATGAAGATCTCAAGAAGATCGCCGGCGCTATGAAGGAGTACGCGCCAAAAAGCACGAATGAGGCCTTCTGGCTCCGGGACGCTTCGAACATCGAGAACTCACAGGCGCTGCTGCTTATCGGTCTTTCCAAACCCGTGACCGCGGGGTATGACTGCGGGGCCTGCGGGTGGCCCACGTGCGCCGAGTTCACCAAGAACAAACAGATGAAGACAAAGGAAATGGGATACACCGGACCGCACTGCGTCATGCGGATGATGGACATCGGCGTAGCCCTCTCGTCCGCGGCAAAGACCGCAAGCATCCATAACGTGGACAACAGGGTGCAGCAGCGCGTTGGAGCGGCTGCACGGGCGCTGGGATTAATCAAGGCCGAGGTGGCAATGGGAATACCCGTCAGCATCGGCGGCAAGAGCATTTTCTTTGACCGACAGGCGCCGGCGAAACATTAA
- a CDS encoding chromate resistance protein has protein sequence MLKNKAREWLLIFYSVPSHPVSNRMKIWRKLAKAGAVQLKGAVYILPATDEHEEFLQWLIGEVKSMGGDGAFVRSAEIYSIDESDIRQLFLSQAEKEYRGFGRKFETLERKVQSIRKGAKHDENARLADQAGKFARELDDIQRRDFFSSPHGVEMTKRMQKLKTALKGLGGRGAEPTGSIVPKRAADYQGRTWLTRKKPFIDRMASAWFIRRFVDTKAAFKFISESDLASLGANAATFDMSGGEFTHIGDLCTFEVLVKSFAVRDKVVRKIAEIVHDLDVKDDKYGNPEATGVEEIMMGIRKTVKNDSDALERGMAVFEMLYQAKT, from the coding sequence ATGCTGAAAAACAAGGCCCGGGAATGGCTCCTGATCTTTTACAGCGTCCCGTCCCACCCCGTAAGCAACCGTATGAAGATCTGGAGAAAGCTCGCAAAGGCGGGCGCGGTGCAGCTTAAGGGCGCTGTCTATATTCTTCCTGCAACGGACGAACACGAAGAGTTCCTTCAATGGCTCATTGGGGAGGTAAAATCGATGGGAGGCGACGGAGCTTTTGTCAGAAGCGCAGAGATATACTCCATCGATGAGAGCGACATTCGGCAGCTCTTCCTGAGTCAGGCGGAGAAGGAGTATCGCGGTTTTGGAAGAAAGTTCGAGACCCTTGAACGGAAAGTCCAGAGCATAAGAAAAGGCGCGAAACACGACGAGAACGCCCGTCTTGCGGACCAGGCCGGAAAGTTTGCCCGGGAACTGGATGACATTCAACGACGTGATTTTTTCTCTTCGCCCCACGGCGTGGAGATGACCAAGCGCATGCAGAAGCTCAAGACGGCGCTCAAGGGACTCGGTGGACGCGGTGCTGAACCGACGGGGTCAATTGTTCCGAAGCGCGCGGCCGATTACCAGGGCCGCACCTGGTTGACGAGAAAAAAGCCCTTTATCGACCGTATGGCCTCGGCGTGGTTCATCAGGCGTTTCGTGGACACGAAAGCAGCTTTCAAATTCATCAGCGAGAGTGATCTCGCGTCGCTCGGGGCGAACGCCGCGACCTTCGACATGTCCGGCGGTGAATTCACCCATATCGGCGATCTGTGCACATTCGAAGTGCTCGTGAAGTCCTTCGCCGTCAGGGACAAGGTGGTCCGGAAGATCGCCGAGATCGTGCACGACCTCGACGTGAAGGACGATAAATACGGCAATCCGGAAGCAACAGGCGTTGAAGAGATCATGATGGGTATCCGCAAAACGGTAAAGAACGATAGTGACGCCCTGGAACGGGGCATGGCCGTGTTCGAGATGCTGTATCAGGCGAAAACATAA
- a CDS encoding HDIG domain-containing protein, producing the protein MTYAINHADIDLLRSAGVSEDDITHSVHVAEKALEIAHRIGGRNIHQELVGRGGLFHDLGTSKTHEMEHGKIGAELGCKIGLPREICDIMEKHIRGGLAEAEANELGLPVKDYT; encoded by the coding sequence ATGACCTATGCCATCAATCATGCTGACATTGATCTGCTGAGAAGCGCCGGCGTTTCCGAGGACGACATCACCCACAGCGTGCATGTGGCAGAAAAGGCACTGGAGATCGCACATCGCATCGGGGGGAGGAACATCCACCAGGAGCTGGTTGGGAGGGGCGGCCTCTTCCATGACCTTGGCACGTCAAAGACGCACGAAATGGAGCACGGGAAGATCGGCGCCGAACTTGGCTGCAAGATCGGACTGCCCCGGGAGATATGCGACATTATGGAGAAACACATTCGCGGCGGTCTTGCCGAGGCAGAAGCTAACGAGCTGGGTTTGCCGGTCAAGGACTATACCTAG
- a CDS encoding helix-turn-helix domain-containing protein — translation MKYENKRIGQIIKEARKARGMTQMKLSELIGVSYQQVQKYEKGSDNISVERLKQIAKAVNVPVTLFFPGAAEAVAEAPAVYAKTSEDEAALLELYRRIKSRKAKKAVIELLKTFTAK, via the coding sequence ATGAAGTATGAAAACAAACGTATCGGACAGATCATCAAAGAAGCCAGAAAAGCGCGCGGCATGACCCAGATGAAGTTGTCGGAGCTGATCGGCGTCTCCTATCAGCAGGTGCAGAAGTACGAGAAGGGCAGCGACAACATCAGCGTGGAAAGGCTGAAGCAGATCGCAAAGGCCGTCAACGTGCCGGTAACGCTTTTTTTCCCCGGGGCGGCGGAGGCGGTGGCGGAAGCTCCGGCGGTATACGCAAAAACGTCGGAAGATGAAGCGGCGCTCCTGGAGTTGTACCGGCGTATAAAATCCAGGAAGGCCAAAAAAGCGGTGATAGAACTCCTGAAGACCTTTACGGCAAAATGA
- the chrA gene encoding chromate efflux transporter, with translation MAQGNLSLRETSRYWLKLGFISFGGPTGQIAMMHKDLVEKKKWIAEDHFLQALNFCMLLPGPEAQQLATYIGWLLNGKWGGIIAGGLFVLPSIFILWLLAWMYASLGSVPAMAALFYGLKPAVVAIVLEAVLRIGRKALKTRFLYFLAAGAFIAIYFFNVPFPIIILSAAIIGYVAGTLAPRLFSLTPVNNTAPAAITIISEKAALSRSLGWRRFVKVFFVFIGRWSFPIVILGLWRGWNDTFIDIGVLFSKAAVVTFGGAYAVLGYISQQAVSHYHWIMPEQMMDGLGLAETTPGPLIMVNQFVGYLAGYYYAQGIPPALGGAIGGLLATWVTFIPSFMMIFLLAPYIKTLRKNKQLATALSAITASVVGVVLNLAVFFTHHTLAPDIGGFNWYALAAAAIAFIGMQLFKWGMIPVIAGSAVAGFVWKILI, from the coding sequence ATGGCTCAAGGAAACTTATCTTTGCGTGAGACTTCGCGTTACTGGCTGAAACTGGGGTTTATCAGCTTCGGCGGCCCCACCGGCCAGATCGCGATGATGCACAAGGACCTGGTCGAAAAAAAGAAGTGGATCGCCGAAGACCATTTCCTTCAGGCGTTGAACTTCTGCATGCTCCTGCCCGGACCGGAGGCGCAGCAGCTCGCCACCTACATCGGCTGGCTCCTGAACGGGAAGTGGGGCGGGATCATTGCCGGCGGACTGTTTGTTCTCCCCTCCATCTTTATCCTGTGGCTGCTCGCGTGGATGTATGCGTCTCTCGGAAGCGTGCCCGCAATGGCGGCGCTCTTCTACGGTTTGAAACCCGCAGTCGTGGCCATTGTTCTTGAGGCGGTGTTGCGCATCGGCAGGAAAGCGCTCAAAACAAGATTTCTGTACTTTCTTGCCGCGGGGGCCTTCATCGCGATCTATTTTTTCAATGTACCCTTTCCGATCATCATTCTATCAGCCGCGATTATCGGATACGTTGCCGGGACTTTGGCGCCGCGATTATTTTCATTAACACCGGTAAACAACACAGCCCCTGCAGCAATCACGATCATTTCAGAAAAAGCCGCTCTGTCCCGCAGTCTCGGATGGCGGCGCTTTGTTAAGGTATTTTTTGTCTTCATCGGCCGCTGGTCTTTCCCCATCGTGATACTCGGTTTATGGCGAGGCTGGAACGATACCTTCATTGATATCGGCGTACTGTTCAGCAAGGCGGCGGTCGTGACCTTCGGCGGCGCCTATGCCGTACTTGGGTATATCAGCCAGCAGGCTGTAAGCCACTACCACTGGATCATGCCCGAGCAAATGATGGACGGTCTGGGTCTGGCAGAGACCACGCCGGGTCCGCTCATCATGGTGAACCAGTTCGTGGGATACCTTGCGGGATATTATTATGCCCAGGGGATTCCCCCGGCGCTTGGCGGCGCAATCGGAGGACTGCTTGCCACCTGGGTGACCTTTATCCCTTCGTTCATGATGATCTTTCTCCTGGCGCCCTATATTAAGACACTCCGCAAGAACAAACAACTGGCAACCGCTCTCTCGGCCATCACCGCATCAGTCGTCGGTGTCGTGCTGAACCTTGCGGTGTTTTTTACGCATCACACATTGGCGCCTGATATCGGTGGATTTAACTGGTATGCGCTCGCGGCGGCCGCGATCGCCTTCATCGGAATGCAATTGTTCAAGTGGGGCATGATCCCGGTGATCGCAGGATCTGCAGTCGCCGGATTTGTCTGGAAAATATTGATCTGA
- a CDS encoding MFS transporter — MSKLLSPFTALCIVGFFARLSYALARSPVLPLFALYLGAGPEAIGFAVGISTVTGIFFKLPAGALSDIIGRKKTMLIGLLFFAFMPFAYLWVESYYPLIIIRFIHGLATAIYGPVSMAVVADVAGAKKGEMLSWFSSITIIGNLLGAPLGGFILHHSPGASSPSLSDFQSAYLLSGIAGMMSLLLAVNILRGDGHGEDGKSLKEAYSRFSSGIKEVMSDKRVVITSGMEGLQNLTVGALEAFLPIYAVTRAGLNEFQAGLLWGVQIVVTIISKPVMGRTSDRFGRKPLIVVGMVLCAGAFGAIPLLKDFYSLMIAAIFFGFGEAFVTSSSAALVADVCKEKHFGTAMGTFGTIFDIGHASGPILAGILIARYDYLHAFWFMAALLVLAVPVFVANVKIERGAV; from the coding sequence ATGTCAAAATTGCTGTCACCCTTCACTGCGCTCTGCATCGTGGGATTCTTTGCCCGGCTGTCCTATGCCCTTGCGAGAAGTCCGGTGCTTCCTCTCTTCGCCCTCTACCTTGGCGCAGGACCAGAGGCCATCGGGTTCGCGGTCGGAATATCGACCGTAACCGGGATCTTCTTCAAGCTTCCTGCCGGCGCTCTCTCGGACATCATAGGCAGGAAGAAGACCATGCTCATCGGGCTGCTCTTCTTCGCCTTCATGCCCTTTGCCTATCTCTGGGTCGAGAGCTATTATCCGCTGATTATCATCAGATTCATTCACGGGCTTGCGACAGCCATCTACGGCCCGGTCTCCATGGCGGTGGTTGCCGACGTGGCGGGTGCCAAGAAAGGCGAGATGCTGTCGTGGTTCTCGTCCATCACGATCATCGGAAACCTCCTGGGCGCTCCCTTGGGCGGGTTCATTCTTCACCATAGTCCAGGCGCGTCGAGTCCCTCTCTTTCCGACTTTCAGAGCGCCTATCTCCTGAGCGGTATCGCCGGGATGATGTCTCTGCTCCTGGCGGTCAATATTCTGCGCGGCGATGGGCATGGTGAAGACGGGAAAAGCCTGAAAGAGGCGTACAGCCGGTTCAGTTCCGGCATCAAAGAAGTGATGAGTGACAAGCGGGTGGTCATCACCTCCGGCATGGAAGGTTTGCAGAATCTCACGGTGGGCGCGCTGGAGGCGTTTCTTCCGATCTATGCGGTAACCAGAGCAGGGTTGAATGAATTCCAGGCCGGACTTCTCTGGGGGGTCCAGATCGTGGTGACCATCATTTCGAAGCCGGTCATGGGAAGGACATCCGACCGGTTCGGAAGAAAACCATTGATCGTGGTCGGAATGGTCCTCTGTGCGGGGGCCTTCGGGGCCATCCCTCTCCTGAAGGACTTTTATTCTCTGATGATCGCAGCCATATTCTTCGGTTTCGGCGAAGCCTTCGTGACATCCTCGTCCGCAGCCCTTGTGGCGGACGTCTGCAAGGAGAAGCACTTTGGCACTGCCATGGGAACGTTCGGCACGATCTTCGATATCGGCCACGCATCAGGCCCCATTCTGGCGGGAATTCTCATCGCCCGCTATGATTATCTCCATGCATTCTGGTTCATGGCCGCGCTTCTCGTCCTTGCGGTTCCGGTGTTCGTTGCAAATGTGAAAATCGAAAGGGGGGCAGTATGA
- a CDS encoding response regulator, translated as MKCKRTVLVIEDTLLVRECLCHALEADGFEVCDCEDGPSALAVAAEDDFHIIITDYRMPNMNGAEATKHLRLRFPASVIIGVSSDDRRAEFLAAGADAFLLKPYEYDDLITLLKVKQ; from the coding sequence ATGAAATGCAAAAGAACCGTTCTTGTTATCGAAGATACCTTGCTGGTCAGAGAATGTCTGTGCCATGCGCTTGAGGCTGACGGATTCGAAGTATGTGACTGCGAGGACGGGCCGTCGGCTCTGGCTGTTGCGGCGGAAGACGATTTTCATATCATCATCACCGATTACCGCATGCCGAACATGAACGGGGCGGAGGCGACGAAACACCTTCGCCTGCGGTTCCCCGCGTCGGTCATTATCGGGGTAAGCTCGGACGACAGAAGAGCGGAGTTTCTTGCGGCGGGAGCGGATGCTTTCCTGCTGAAACCGTATGAATATGATGATCTTATAACCCTTTTGAAAGTGAAACAATAA
- the sppA gene encoding signal peptide peptidase SppA produces the protein MYRDDRKQSRSGCSVIFFIFLIIVIAIGLYYWLFTGRVPKQVVLEADFEQAMIESAPDDGLARVMMTKKLRVRDVVEALQKASQDDRVKGLVARVGQSRVRLAQVQEVRDAIIAFRASGKPAIAYAETFGEAGPGNTSYYLATAFDAIYLQPSGDVGLTGLIYEQPFVRGTLDKLGIIPRIDGRKEYKSYRYMFTEKKYLPPHREAITRAMESQFSQIVGGIAAARKLTEDEVLSLINEGPYLGRQAVDAKLIDGLGYRDEVYDRIKKKAGAKAELLPLAEYRKRAGSPCKKGTTIALVYGVGGIMRGKSGYEPATGEIIMGSDTIASAIREAVEDEEVKAILFRIDSPGGSYVASDTIWREIMSAKKAGKPVIASMGGTAASGGYFIAMAADKIVAQPGTITGSIGVFGGKLITTGFWNKLGVTWDEVHTSKNANAWSQTSDFTPEQRARFSQWLDRVYDDFTTKVSTSRKLSMEDVEKIAKGRIWTGEDAKKLGLVDELGGFPAALRLVRIAAKLPENAPVRLKVFPEKKSLVKIISDLKSFGAEDENESALARTLEEVQPLLKTIGSLGPSSRSGVLRLPDYGWNGEMKQ, from the coding sequence ATGTATCGAGATGACCGAAAGCAGAGCAGAAGCGGTTGTTCCGTGATCTTTTTCATTTTTCTTATTATCGTGATCGCGATCGGACTCTATTACTGGCTCTTTACCGGACGCGTACCGAAACAGGTGGTCCTGGAGGCGGACTTTGAGCAGGCGATGATCGAGTCCGCTCCGGACGATGGCCTGGCGCGCGTTATGATGACCAAAAAACTGCGCGTACGCGATGTGGTGGAGGCGCTCCAGAAGGCGTCTCAAGACGATCGGGTGAAGGGGCTGGTGGCCAGGGTGGGCCAGTCAAGGGTGAGGCTGGCGCAGGTGCAGGAAGTGCGGGACGCGATCATCGCTTTCCGCGCATCCGGCAAACCCGCGATTGCGTATGCCGAGACCTTCGGCGAGGCCGGGCCCGGGAACACTTCCTACTATCTCGCGACCGCCTTTGACGCGATCTATCTGCAGCCCTCGGGCGACGTGGGGCTTACCGGGCTCATCTACGAGCAGCCCTTTGTCCGCGGGACCCTGGACAAGCTGGGCATCATTCCGCGCATTGACGGCCGGAAGGAATACAAGAGCTACCGGTATATGTTCACCGAGAAAAAATATCTTCCGCCGCATCGCGAAGCGATCACCCGGGCGATGGAGTCCCAGTTCAGCCAGATCGTGGGAGGCATCGCTGCCGCGCGCAAGCTGACGGAAGACGAAGTCCTGTCGCTTATCAACGAAGGGCCGTACCTCGGCCGGCAGGCGGTTGACGCGAAGCTGATCGACGGGTTGGGCTACCGTGACGAGGTCTACGACAGGATCAAGAAGAAGGCGGGCGCGAAGGCCGAACTCCTGCCGCTCGCTGAATACCGGAAGCGGGCCGGCAGCCCTTGCAAAAAGGGAACGACCATCGCGCTGGTCTACGGCGTGGGCGGGATCATGCGCGGGAAGAGCGGATATGAACCCGCAACCGGCGAGATCATCATGGGGTCGGACACGATCGCGTCCGCGATCCGGGAGGCCGTGGAGGACGAGGAGGTGAAGGCCATCCTGTTCCGCATCGACAGCCCCGGCGGGTCCTACGTGGCCTCGGACACCATATGGCGCGAGATTATGAGCGCAAAAAAAGCGGGCAAGCCGGTCATCGCGTCCATGGGCGGCACGGCGGCTTCGGGCGGTTATTTCATCGCCATGGCCGCTGACAAGATTGTAGCCCAGCCAGGGACGATCACCGGGTCCATCGGCGTCTTCGGCGGGAAGCTGATCACCACCGGGTTCTGGAACAAACTCGGCGTGACCTGGGACGAGGTACACACCAGCAAAAACGCGAACGCCTGGAGCCAGACCAGCGACTTTACGCCGGAGCAGCGGGCCCGGTTCAGTCAGTGGCTCGACCGCGTGTACGACGACTTCACCACCAAGGTCTCCACAAGCAGGAAGCTCTCGATGGAAGACGTGGAAAAGATCGCAAAAGGACGGATCTGGACCGGAGAAGATGCGAAAAAACTCGGGCTGGTGGACGAGTTGGGCGGCTTCCCCGCGGCACTGCGGCTTGTACGTATTGCCGCCAAGCTTCCGGAAAACGCGCCTGTTCGTTTGAAGGTCTTTCCTGAAAAGAAATCACTGGTCAAGATCATCTCAGACCTGAAATCATTCGGCGCTGAAGACGAGAACGAAAGCGCCCTTGCGCGCACACTGGAAGAGGTGCAGCCTCTGCTCAAAACGATCGGTTCGCTAGGGCCTTCGTCGCGTTCCGGGGTGCTGCGCCTGCCGGACTATGGATGGAACGGGGAGATGAAACAGTAA